The Acidicapsa acidisoli genome contains a region encoding:
- a CDS encoding aldo/keto reductase, with the protein MEHRLFAQTGISVSRMGLGCMGMSEFYGSGHADSDPTESIATIHGALDLGVNFLDTADVYGVGRNEELVGKAIAGRRNEVFLATKFGNVRSAEGQFLGLSGKPDYIRRACEASLRRLNVDVIDLYYQHRVDPTTPIEETVGAMADLIKEGKVRFLGLSEAGPNTIRRAHAVHPIAALQTEYSLWTRDPEAEILGVTRELGIAFVPYSPLGRGFLTGRFRTIDDLDPADWRRNNPRFQGENFQRNLELVKLIESLAAAKGCTASQLALAWLLSQGEDVFPIPGTTKVHRLKENIDAVKVTLTADDLAEIDRCFPPDAATGTRYPEGGMRVLNG; encoded by the coding sequence ATGGAACATCGTCTTTTTGCCCAAACAGGCATCTCAGTTTCCCGCATGGGACTCGGCTGCATGGGCATGTCCGAGTTTTATGGTTCCGGACACGCCGACAGCGATCCGACTGAGTCGATCGCAACCATTCACGGCGCGCTCGACCTCGGTGTCAATTTCCTCGACACTGCCGACGTTTACGGCGTGGGCCGCAACGAAGAACTGGTTGGCAAGGCCATCGCAGGTCGTCGCAACGAGGTCTTTCTCGCAACAAAATTCGGCAATGTCCGTTCCGCTGAGGGTCAGTTCCTCGGTCTTAGCGGCAAGCCGGACTACATTCGGCGGGCATGCGAAGCCAGTCTCAGACGTCTCAATGTCGATGTGATCGACCTTTACTACCAGCATCGCGTCGATCCCACCACGCCAATCGAAGAAACCGTTGGCGCCATGGCCGATCTGATCAAGGAAGGAAAAGTCCGATTTCTGGGGCTCTCGGAAGCGGGACCGAACACCATCCGGCGCGCCCATGCGGTCCACCCGATCGCCGCCCTCCAGACCGAATACTCCCTCTGGACGCGCGATCCCGAAGCTGAAATCCTCGGCGTGACCCGCGAACTGGGCATCGCCTTTGTCCCTTATAGTCCGCTTGGCCGTGGATTTCTCACCGGTCGGTTCCGCACAATCGATGATCTGGACCCGGCCGACTGGCGGCGCAACAATCCCCGGTTTCAAGGCGAAAACTTCCAGCGCAACCTGGAACTCGTCAAGCTGATTGAATCGCTGGCTGCGGCGAAGGGCTGCACGGCGTCGCAACTTGCTCTCGCGTGGCTTCTCTCTCAGGGAGAGGATGTTTTTCCGATCCCGGGCACTACTAAGGTCCACCGTCTCAAGGAAAACATCGACGCTGTGAAGGTCACACTCACCGCCGATGATCTCGCCGAGATCGACCGCTGCTTCCCTCCCGATGCCGCAACCGGCACCCGCTATCCCGAAGGCGGGATGCGTGTCCTCAACGGCTGA
- a CDS encoding carbohydrate kinase family protein, whose amino-acid sequence MYTILGIGELLWDMLPEGPQLGGAPANYSVMAGRMGNHATVLSRIGRDGLGERALEMLRPFPVDCTRLQVDPEQATGRVTVKLEDGQPSYTIHQPVAWDFFELTKSWLNEAAQADAVCFGSLAQRSEQSRQTIHALVKATRPQCQRIFDVNLRAPFYSAEIVRESLELASVMKMNDAEVQLVLDLLGFPTAASLRGGAERLLEHFTGLALVAITRGGTGSLLVGRSEWNEHPGIPIKVADTIGAGDAFTAAMTHYLLRGASLSVLNEAGNRWGSYVASQSGAMPEIGPETLQRITREIEG is encoded by the coding sequence GTGTATACCATCCTGGGGATCGGCGAACTACTTTGGGATATGCTGCCGGAGGGTCCGCAATTGGGCGGAGCGCCGGCCAACTACAGCGTCATGGCCGGGCGTATGGGGAATCACGCGACAGTTCTGAGCCGCATCGGGCGCGATGGATTGGGCGAGCGGGCGCTCGAAATGCTACGTCCGTTTCCTGTGGATTGCACGCGGTTGCAAGTGGACCCGGAGCAGGCAACCGGCCGCGTGACTGTGAAGCTGGAGGACGGTCAACCGAGCTATACGATCCACCAACCCGTTGCGTGGGATTTCTTTGAACTGACAAAAAGCTGGCTGAACGAGGCGGCGCAGGCGGACGCGGTTTGCTTTGGCTCCCTTGCTCAACGAAGCGAGCAGTCGCGACAGACCATTCATGCGCTCGTGAAGGCCACGCGCCCGCAGTGCCAGCGAATCTTCGATGTGAACCTGAGAGCGCCGTTTTACAGTGCGGAGATTGTGCGGGAATCGTTGGAACTGGCGTCTGTCATGAAGATGAACGATGCCGAAGTCCAATTGGTGCTGGATTTGCTCGGCTTTCCCACTGCCGCTTCTTTGCGCGGGGGCGCTGAGCGGTTGTTGGAACACTTTACTGGTCTGGCGCTGGTTGCAATTACGAGGGGCGGTACGGGGAGTTTGCTGGTGGGCCGTTCGGAATGGAACGAACACCCCGGGATTCCGATCAAGGTTGCGGACACAATCGGGGCTGGAGACGCGTTTACAGCGGCCATGACGCACTACCTGCTGCGTGGCGCTTCCCTGAGCGTGCTCAACGAAGCAGGGAACCGCTGGGGGAGCTATGTCGCCTCGCAGTCGGGCGCGATGCCTGAGATCGGGCCTGAAACCTTGCAGCGGATCACTCGAGAGATCGAGGGCTGA
- a CDS encoding helix-turn-helix transcriptional regulator — MKNRLRVLRAERQWSQADLAQKLEVSRQSVNAIETGKFDPSLPLAFRLARLFETSIESIFSDEPETIS; from the coding sequence GTGAAGAACCGACTTCGCGTCCTTCGCGCTGAGCGGCAATGGAGCCAGGCCGACCTTGCTCAAAAGCTAGAAGTCTCGCGACAGAGTGTCAACGCCATCGAAACCGGCAAATTCGATCCCAGTTTACCGCTGGCATTTCGTTTGGCAAGACTCTTCGAAACCAGCATCGAGTCGATCTTCTCCGACGAACCAGAAACTATCTCATAG
- a CDS encoding branched-chain amino acid transaminase, which produces MPIQPTEKIWRNGQLIPWEQANIHVMSHVVHYGSSVFEGIRCYGQPSGAAVFRLPEHMQRLIDSAKIYRMTLPYSLDELCAAVVDVIENNGVAPCYIRPIALRGYGEIGVNPTGSPIDVFIANFPWGKYVAGGHGGADVCISSWNRLAPNTMPALAKAGANYMNSQLIRMEADINGYAEGIALDVNGLVSEGSGENVFVVRNGVLYTPPLANSALSGITRDSVLTIARHLGLPVFEQSIPRELLYIADEVFFTGTAAEVSPIRSIDRIVIGDGNPGALTKQIADEFFGIANGLKPDRFGWLTPVKVDAVEPVSA; this is translated from the coding sequence ATGCCAATCCAGCCTACGGAAAAAATCTGGCGTAATGGCCAGCTCATTCCCTGGGAACAGGCGAATATTCACGTGATGAGCCATGTCGTGCACTACGGCTCCAGCGTATTTGAAGGAATCCGTTGCTACGGCCAGCCCTCGGGAGCAGCAGTCTTCCGTCTGCCTGAGCACATGCAGCGCCTTATCGATTCCGCGAAGATCTACCGTATGACCCTGCCCTACTCGCTCGATGAGCTCTGCGCAGCCGTCGTCGACGTCATCGAGAACAATGGCGTCGCCCCCTGCTACATTCGTCCCATCGCCCTGCGCGGATATGGCGAGATTGGCGTCAACCCCACAGGCTCGCCGATCGATGTTTTCATCGCCAACTTCCCCTGGGGCAAATATGTTGCAGGTGGACACGGCGGAGCGGACGTCTGCATCAGCAGCTGGAACCGGCTTGCGCCAAACACCATGCCCGCTCTGGCCAAGGCCGGCGCGAACTATATGAACTCGCAGCTCATCCGCATGGAAGCCGATATCAACGGCTATGCGGAGGGCATCGCTCTGGACGTCAATGGCCTGGTTTCCGAGGGCTCCGGCGAGAATGTTTTCGTAGTACGTAACGGCGTGCTCTACACCCCGCCGCTGGCCAACTCGGCGCTTTCCGGCATCACCCGCGACTCGGTGCTGACCATCGCCCGCCATCTTGGCCTGCCTGTGTTCGAGCAGTCGATTCCGCGTGAGCTGCTCTACATCGCCGACGAAGTCTTCTTCACCGGCACGGCTGCGGAGGTTTCGCCAATCCGCTCGATCGACCGCATTGTGATCGGGGACGGCAACCCAGGCGCTCTCACCAAACAGATCGCCGATGAGTTCTTTGGCATCGCCAACGGACTCAAGCCCGACCGCTTCGGCTGGCTGACGCCGGTCAAGGTCGACGCCGTAGAACCTGTCAGTGCATGA
- a CDS encoding LbetaH domain-containing protein, with protein sequence MAKQLHYNAAEHIAADTAEDPYLRPAFSIQNRIMRLTWNICWLLLYRISPRPFHSWRSMLLRLFGAQMGPNCHFYPGSKIWAPWNLICADQVTAGDGAEIYNPAPMHFGSHAIVSQGAYICGATHDFDDRAFPLLAYSMVIGSYAWICARACVGPGVQVGEGAVLGLASVASRDLEPWTVYAGAPAVKVKDRKQFLQNER encoded by the coding sequence ATGGCCAAGCAGCTTCATTACAACGCAGCCGAACACATAGCCGCGGATACCGCCGAGGACCCTTATCTTCGGCCGGCGTTCTCAATTCAAAACCGGATCATGCGACTGACCTGGAATATCTGCTGGCTACTCTTGTACCGGATTTCCCCACGTCCGTTCCATTCCTGGCGATCCATGCTGCTGCGGCTCTTTGGAGCGCAGATGGGCCCGAACTGCCATTTCTATCCCGGCTCCAAGATCTGGGCCCCATGGAACCTGATCTGCGCCGATCAGGTCACTGCCGGCGATGGCGCAGAGATCTACAATCCAGCACCCATGCACTTTGGATCGCATGCCATCGTCTCTCAGGGAGCCTACATCTGCGGGGCAACTCACGACTTCGATGATCGTGCATTTCCGTTGTTGGCGTACTCAATGGTGATCGGTTCCTATGCCTGGATATGCGCCCGCGCCTGCGTAGGTCCGGGAGTGCAGGTCGGCGAGGGAGCGGTACTTGGACTCGCCTCTGTCGCCTCCCGTGATCTGGAGCCATGGACAGTCTACGCGGGTGCTCCGGCGGTCAAGGTAAAGGACAGGAAGCAGTTTCTTCAGAATGAGCGTTAG
- a CDS encoding BON domain-containing protein: protein MTRIGTNQTFRNIWPAVIVIGSFGGLMTLSGPLAMAQDGGAAAQDTAAAGQRTDGQIEMDVVHALDAAPSLQNDWITAGTVQGEVTLSGTSASAANRQLAESIAGKVPGVTKVVNNLKVGDPQTAQNGQGQPQDQVDYADQGQPAPAYGNEAPQQNAPAPQQPAYQPGYQQPQPGYQQAQPGYPPPPQGGYAQPQPQVAQMPEPPHEPVTLVKGTLLKVRTSEPLSSKKAKDGTAIEFTVVRDVYAAGVLAIPRGATIHGEVLDVKKSGALGGSPELALKLDSLDLGGRNYALDSDPFSVKGPNKAGRTVGNAFGGALLGAIIGGAVGGGGGAAIGAGAGAVGGTAASAATPGPQVWIPAEALMDFHLNNPLTVTPVSSQEAMRLAANAPPPSQRPTLYRRGYYPYGYPPPPPPPGYYYRPY from the coding sequence ATGACCAGAATTGGGACCAACCAGACGTTTCGCAATATTTGGCCTGCGGTTATCGTGATTGGGAGCTTTGGTGGCTTGATGACTTTGAGCGGCCCCTTAGCGATGGCCCAGGATGGCGGAGCTGCGGCCCAGGATACGGCCGCAGCAGGGCAACGCACCGATGGACAGATCGAGATGGACGTCGTGCATGCGCTGGATGCGGCGCCGTCGCTCCAAAACGATTGGATTACCGCAGGGACAGTGCAGGGAGAAGTAACGCTGTCCGGCACCTCGGCCAGCGCTGCGAACCGGCAATTGGCTGAGTCGATCGCAGGGAAGGTTCCTGGCGTAACCAAAGTCGTCAACAATCTCAAAGTCGGTGACCCGCAGACTGCCCAGAACGGACAGGGGCAGCCCCAAGATCAGGTCGATTATGCGGATCAGGGACAACCGGCTCCAGCTTATGGGAACGAGGCCCCGCAACAGAATGCGCCCGCTCCGCAGCAGCCGGCTTATCAGCCCGGCTATCAACAACCTCAACCCGGCTACCAACAGGCTCAACCCGGATACCCGCCGCCTCCGCAAGGCGGCTACGCGCAGCCACAGCCCCAAGTGGCGCAGATGCCGGAGCCTCCTCATGAGCCAGTTACTCTGGTGAAAGGAACTCTGTTGAAGGTTCGCACCAGCGAACCATTGAGCAGCAAGAAGGCCAAGGATGGAACGGCCATCGAGTTCACCGTGGTGCGCGATGTCTACGCGGCGGGAGTGCTGGCGATTCCTCGCGGCGCAACGATCCACGGGGAAGTGCTCGATGTGAAGAAATCTGGCGCGCTGGGTGGCAGCCCCGAGCTGGCTCTGAAGCTTGATTCGCTCGACCTTGGCGGCAGGAACTACGCGCTAGATTCAGACCCCTTCAGCGTGAAAGGCCCCAATAAAGCTGGGCGAACAGTCGGTAACGCCTTTGGCGGCGCGCTTCTCGGTGCGATTATTGGTGGCGCGGTGGGCGGCGGTGGCGGTGCTGCCATCGGTGCCGGAGCTGGCGCGGTCGGCGGAACGGCGGCCTCGGCCGCTACTCCCGGACCTCAGGTCTGGATTCCTGCGGAAGCGCTCATGGACTTCCACCTGAACAATCCGCTGACGGTAACTCCGGTCAGTTCGCAGGAGGCAATGCGCCTTGCGGCGAATGCTCCTCCACCGTCGCAGCGGCCAACGCTCTATCGTCGCGGATACTACCCTTACGGATATCCTCCGCCACCTCCGCCTCCGGGCTATTACTATCGCCCCTACTAA
- a CDS encoding WecB/TagA/CpsF family glycosyltransferase, producing MSSTPQFQQILGVRFFVGDAQGAIDEVSQCGGLVVVPAAPALKNLAVDKGYREALLGADFAIADSAFMVLLWNLIDRNRIPKLSGLKYLRALVQEPDFKASGSTFWVMPTAVSAQRNISWLRENGVNVANEDVYLAPLYGQTISDEELLGRIEERRPRHIVLGVGGGTQERLGLYLKQQLSYRPAIHCIGAAIAFLSGDQVRIPVWADTLGLGWFYRTVADPKRFFPRYWDARHLARLLLKYRDRLPIGSL from the coding sequence ATGAGTTCAACTCCGCAGTTCCAGCAGATTCTGGGCGTTCGCTTTTTTGTGGGCGACGCCCAGGGTGCAATTGATGAGGTGTCGCAGTGCGGCGGTCTCGTAGTTGTGCCTGCCGCACCGGCGTTGAAGAATCTGGCTGTTGACAAGGGCTATCGGGAAGCGCTGTTGGGGGCGGATTTCGCCATTGCCGACAGCGCTTTCATGGTGCTGTTATGGAACCTGATCGATCGCAATCGCATTCCCAAACTTTCTGGCCTCAAGTACCTCCGGGCGCTTGTGCAGGAGCCGGATTTCAAGGCGAGCGGGAGCACATTCTGGGTTATGCCCACCGCTGTGAGCGCGCAGCGGAATATAAGCTGGCTGCGCGAGAATGGCGTGAATGTCGCCAACGAAGACGTCTATCTTGCGCCTCTCTACGGCCAGACGATCAGTGACGAAGAGCTGCTTGGGCGCATCGAGGAGCGAAGGCCCCGGCACATTGTTCTGGGGGTCGGCGGGGGAACGCAGGAGCGGCTGGGGCTGTATTTGAAACAGCAACTGTCGTACCGGCCGGCTATTCATTGCATTGGCGCCGCAATTGCATTTCTCAGCGGCGATCAGGTGCGCATCCCGGTCTGGGCGGATACGCTGGGGTTAGGATGGTTCTACCGTACCGTGGCAGATCCCAAGCGGTTTTTTCCGCGCTACTGGGACGCGCGGCATCTGGCTCGGTTGCTGTTGAAGTATCGGGATCGTTTGCCGATCGGGAGCCTTTAG
- a CDS encoding NAD-dependent epimerase/dehydratase family protein, whose protein sequence is MQIRGARALVCGAGGFIGGHLVNKLLEDGAASVRAVDLKPLDEWYQTNPAAESLVLDLQEKEACLKSAKGIDAVFQLAADMGGMGFIENNKALCMLSVLTNTHMLLAAREQGVKRFFYSSSACVYNGDKQTDPNVVALKEEDAYPALPEDGYGWEKLFSERMCRHFREDYGLETRVARFHNVYGPLGTWTGGREKAPAAICRKVLEAKISGKHEIEIWGDGNQTRSFMYVDDCTKGVVDIYHSDILEPINLGSSELVTINQLVDVAEDLAGVKLKRHYNLSAPKGVNGRNSDNTKIQQYLGWEPSIKLRDGLERTMAWIEQQMLAGVATTATK, encoded by the coding sequence ATGCAGATTCGTGGCGCGCGCGCTCTGGTTTGTGGAGCTGGCGGCTTCATCGGAGGCCATCTTGTCAACAAACTCCTGGAAGACGGAGCAGCGAGTGTACGTGCAGTAGATTTGAAGCCTCTGGATGAGTGGTACCAGACAAATCCAGCTGCGGAGAGTCTCGTGCTGGATCTTCAGGAGAAAGAAGCCTGCCTGAAGTCCGCAAAAGGAATTGACGCAGTGTTTCAACTGGCTGCGGATATGGGCGGCATGGGATTCATCGAAAACAACAAAGCTCTGTGCATGCTCAGTGTGTTGACCAACACGCACATGCTGCTGGCAGCGCGTGAACAGGGTGTGAAGCGATTCTTCTATTCTTCCTCGGCGTGCGTGTACAACGGTGACAAGCAGACAGATCCCAACGTAGTGGCGCTCAAGGAAGAAGACGCATATCCGGCGCTGCCGGAAGATGGCTACGGATGGGAGAAGCTCTTCAGCGAGCGTATGTGCCGGCATTTCCGCGAGGACTACGGTCTGGAGACGCGTGTGGCGCGCTTTCATAACGTGTATGGCCCACTCGGGACTTGGACGGGCGGTCGCGAGAAGGCTCCGGCGGCCATCTGCCGCAAGGTTCTGGAAGCCAAAATTTCGGGAAAGCATGAAATCGAAATCTGGGGCGACGGAAATCAGACTCGCAGCTTCATGTATGTCGACGATTGCACGAAGGGGGTCGTCGATATCTATCACAGCGACATCCTGGAGCCCATCAATCTCGGATCCAGCGAATTGGTAACCATCAACCAACTGGTCGACGTAGCCGAAGATCTGGCTGGCGTCAAGTTGAAGCGCCACTATAACTTGAGCGCGCCGAAGGGCGTGAATGGCCGCAATAGCGACAACACCAAAATCCAACAGTATTTAGGCTGGGAGCCCAGCATCAAACTCCGCGATGGGCTGGAAAGAACTATGGCCTGGATTGAACAGCAAATGCTTGCCGGCGTTGCTACAACTGCTACCAAGTAG
- a CDS encoding porin family protein, with product MRSKLVLAALLTLSTLPVFAQVAPAVKIGGLPLGVGAGVSDYSVDYGSGRRMIGVSAWADYNLFHGLGVEAEGTSIFADKPSELQRMRQDTIKGGAIYRTHPIFGIRPYVKGLIGIASIDFPSRNPFYTHDTFTMYAFGGGGEYKIWKTLYARGDYEYQFVDQYFGRNTLNPNGFTIGATYYLRGIHAHR from the coding sequence ATGCGATCGAAGCTTGTCCTGGCAGCACTTTTAACCCTCTCCACCCTACCCGTTTTTGCCCAGGTAGCCCCTGCGGTCAAGATCGGTGGCCTTCCCCTGGGTGTAGGCGCTGGTGTTTCAGATTACAGTGTGGATTATGGCTCGGGTCGCCGAATGATCGGCGTATCCGCCTGGGCGGACTACAACCTCTTTCACGGTCTGGGCGTGGAGGCAGAAGGCACGTCGATTTTTGCCGACAAACCTTCTGAGCTACAGCGAATGCGCCAGGACACAATCAAGGGTGGCGCGATTTACCGCACTCATCCTATTTTTGGAATTCGCCCGTATGTCAAGGGGCTGATAGGTATCGCCAGTATCGACTTTCCCTCACGCAATCCTTTCTATACGCACGACACTTTCACCATGTACGCGTTTGGCGGTGGAGGCGAGTACAAAATCTGGAAGACCCTGTACGCGCGCGGGGACTACGAGTACCAGTTCGTGGACCAGTATTTCGGTAGAAATACGCTCAATCCCAATGGCTTCACGATAGGCGCGACATACTATCTGCGCGGCATTCATGCTCACCGCTGA
- a CDS encoding HD domain-containing protein yields MTKPVGGGWRESVIAYIRAEATPTDKFGHQPRLYALARQIAEGEDCDDDVLFAAAWMHDLGVFLGHRPADPVQLAAWDHVPYTIEKSRELLSGWGFPSEKLAAVAESIRTHQSNDHAILPEAVVLRDADILEQLGAIGALRAFVKVGRDTRFATYSDVVPVLERALEVLPGKLQLNRSRDLAQGRVRALAALLTAIYEEAGQNLY; encoded by the coding sequence ATGACGAAACCGGTGGGCGGCGGTTGGCGCGAATCCGTAATTGCATACATCCGGGCGGAGGCAACGCCAACGGACAAGTTTGGCCATCAGCCGCGGCTATATGCGCTGGCGCGGCAAATTGCCGAAGGCGAAGACTGCGACGATGACGTGCTCTTCGCTGCTGCATGGATGCACGATCTGGGAGTGTTTCTTGGGCACCGGCCCGCTGATCCTGTCCAACTCGCCGCATGGGATCATGTCCCCTACACCATTGAAAAAAGCAGGGAACTGCTGTCTGGCTGGGGTTTTCCTAGCGAAAAGCTGGCTGCGGTGGCCGAGTCGATCCGAACGCATCAATCCAACGACCACGCCATTCTTCCGGAGGCCGTAGTCCTGCGGGATGCCGATATTCTCGAACAGCTGGGCGCAATCGGAGCTTTGCGAGCGTTCGTCAAGGTTGGAAGAGACACCCGGTTCGCAACCTATTCGGACGTGGTTCCCGTCCTGGAACGGGCATTGGAGGTTCTTCCCGGCAAACTACAGCTCAACCGGTCCCGAGATCTGGCACAAGGCCGGGTGCGAGCGCTTGCAGCCCTCCTGACTGCTATCTACGAAGAGGCAGGGCAAAATTTGTACTGA
- a CDS encoding type I phosphomannose isomerase catalytic subunit: protein MNSKSEIATLAPFRLDPLFVERIWGTADLRPWYNYVSSAEPGHNPIGEVWLTGDECKVSTGSLAGMTLGQVFAAHSGAMLGSAVPDSIHGASPLLMKVIFAREKLSVQVHPDDRLAQKYGQPRGKTECWYALAAEPGAEVAAGLRPGTTLEQVESGVADGSLEQCLEVVQVTAGDLVYVDAGTVHAIWPGSVLLETQQNSDITYRLFDYGRPRELHVAKALEAIRLQTAAGKIAPVELTDRAVLVEREYFCVEKMIVSGVRTGSSMIATEGTEAGGDPGLTYLFAASGSGWISSAGSEAFEGVELAPRGMVAVPATSPAWQIEDRGGLELIRITPRFPATEVTHTA, encoded by the coding sequence ATGAATTCGAAGTCTGAAATCGCAACGTTAGCGCCGTTTCGGCTGGACCCTTTGTTTGTGGAACGGATCTGGGGCACGGCCGATCTCAGGCCCTGGTACAACTATGTGTCCAGCGCAGAGCCAGGTCACAACCCGATCGGTGAAGTGTGGCTGACCGGCGATGAGTGCAAGGTTTCAACCGGTAGTCTGGCGGGAATGACGCTGGGGCAGGTATTCGCTGCGCACTCCGGGGCGATGCTGGGGTCTGCGGTTCCGGACTCAATCCATGGCGCATCTCCCTTGTTGATGAAAGTGATCTTCGCGCGCGAGAAGTTGAGCGTACAGGTGCATCCGGATGATCGTCTCGCGCAGAAGTATGGCCAGCCTCGCGGTAAGACAGAGTGCTGGTATGCCTTGGCGGCGGAGCCGGGCGCGGAGGTTGCGGCAGGGCTCAGGCCTGGTACAACCCTGGAACAGGTGGAGAGCGGGGTTGCCGACGGTTCGCTGGAACAATGCCTGGAGGTTGTGCAGGTGACGGCAGGAGATCTGGTTTACGTGGATGCCGGGACTGTGCACGCGATCTGGCCCGGATCGGTGCTGCTGGAGACCCAGCAGAACTCCGATATCACCTACCGTTTATTCGACTATGGGAGGCCGCGCGAGTTGCACGTGGCGAAGGCTCTGGAAGCAATCCGGCTCCAGACCGCGGCTGGAAAGATTGCGCCAGTGGAGTTGACAGACCGGGCTGTGCTCGTGGAACGGGAGTACTTCTGCGTCGAGAAAATGATCGTAAGCGGAGTAAGGACTGGCTCTTCCATGATTGCGACTGAGGGCACGGAGGCTGGTGGTGATCCAGGGCTGACATATCTTTTCGCTGCCAGCGGCTCAGGCTGGATTTCGTCCGCGGGATCAGAGGCATTTGAGGGTGTGGAGTTGGCTCCCCGGGGCATGGTGGCTGTTCCTGCAACCTCGCCTGCCTGGCAGATCGAGGATCGCGGCGGCTTGGAACTGATCCGGATCACACCGCGCTTTCCCGCAACCGAAGTGACACACACGGCGTAA
- a CDS encoding UDP-glucose dehydrogenase family protein, with amino-acid sequence MTNQVSICVLGSGYVGLVAAVCFAEIGHRVICVDNNEAKVNMLNEGGVPIYEHHLPELLGKHLNRGVEFTTNLAYGVEECEAIFIAVGTPQGSTGSADLSYVEAVVSEIARAVNGYKVLVEKSTVPVYTNEWITRCMHRHGVEPGTFDVVSNPEFLREGTAIGDFLHPDRIVVGANNDRAADVLRSIYAPLTDGSYFAKSDSLPGPLSQENPAKLLVTSAQSAEIIKHASNAFLALKISFINAVSNLAESVDADIEDIAAGMGLDSRIGPKFLRAGLGYGGSCFPKDVAAFYWVAQQQGVDFQLLEEVRKINATQQEIFFNKVRSALWTLRGKKLAALGLAFKGDTDDIRDSPAIDVIKKLIAAGATVTAYDPAAIEKAKGVLPASESMSYAASAYEAAENADAVLILTDWAEFAELDMVRLDQALKFPIVIDGRNLYKPAYMREQGFTYVSVGRPAAYTAQQGKPKRLVLS; translated from the coding sequence ATGACGAATCAAGTTTCCATCTGTGTGCTTGGATCCGGGTATGTCGGCCTTGTTGCTGCTGTTTGTTTTGCTGAGATTGGCCACAGGGTCATCTGCGTTGACAACAATGAAGCCAAGGTAAACATGCTCAACGAAGGCGGTGTTCCGATCTACGAACACCACCTGCCCGAATTGCTGGGCAAACACCTCAACCGCGGCGTCGAATTCACTACCAATCTCGCTTACGGCGTCGAGGAGTGCGAGGCTATCTTCATCGCGGTAGGCACTCCCCAGGGCAGCACGGGATCGGCTGATCTGTCCTACGTCGAAGCCGTTGTCAGCGAGATCGCCCGCGCCGTCAATGGGTACAAAGTGCTGGTGGAAAAGAGCACGGTTCCGGTCTATACCAACGAGTGGATCACTCGTTGCATGCACCGGCACGGCGTTGAGCCGGGTACATTCGACGTCGTTTCGAATCCCGAATTTCTGCGCGAAGGAACGGCAATCGGTGACTTCCTGCATCCCGACCGCATTGTCGTAGGAGCCAATAATGATCGTGCTGCGGATGTGCTTCGCAGCATCTACGCGCCGCTCACCGACGGCAGCTACTTCGCAAAGTCCGACTCGCTTCCTGGTCCGCTGTCGCAGGAGAATCCGGCCAAGCTGCTCGTAACCTCCGCTCAGAGCGCGGAGATCATCAAGCATGCCTCCAACGCTTTCCTGGCGCTTAAGATCTCCTTTATCAACGCCGTATCCAATCTCGCCGAATCAGTGGATGCGGACATTGAAGACATCGCAGCCGGCATGGGGCTGGATTCGCGTATCGGGCCGAAATTCCTGCGGGCCGGCCTGGGATACGGCGGTTCCTGCTTCCCGAAGGATGTAGCGGCATTTTACTGGGTTGCGCAGCAGCAGGGTGTCGACTTCCAGCTTCTTGAAGAGGTGCGCAAGATCAACGCCACTCAACAGGAAATCTTCTTCAACAAGGTTCGCTCCGCGCTTTGGACGCTTCGCGGCAAGAAACTGGCTGCTCTCGGACTGGCTTTCAAGGGAGATACGGACGACATTCGCGACTCTCCCGCAATCGACGTGATCAAGAAGCTGATCGCAGCGGGAGCGACGGTGACCGCTTACGACCCAGCCGCGATTGAGAAGGCAAAGGGCGTACTTCCTGCTTCGGAAAGCATGAGCTACGCTGCAAGCGCTTATGAAGCTGCCGAGAACGCAGACGCGGTTCTGATCCTGACGGACTGGGCGGAGTTTGCGGAGCTTGACATGGTCCGCCTGGATCAGGCGCTTAAGTTTCCCATTGTCATTGACGGCCGCAACCTGTACAAACCGGCGTACATGCGGGAACAGGGCTTTACCTACGTCAGCGTCGGCCGACCGGCTGCCTACACGGCTCAACAGGGCAAGCCGAAGCGGCTGGTTTTATCCTAG